The following are encoded in a window of Kitasatospora sp. NBC_01250 genomic DNA:
- a CDS encoding acyl carrier protein, with translation MIRTPVRHSLSLDWGSAMKTENSAPLDLRGLSPLEIREEVETVVQQMFREYLLMSEHEDLPQETSYFDLGLTSLRLSEIRERLETRLGLAINANVLFNEPTVERLVEHLTDALAG, from the coding sequence ATGATCCGCACACCGGTCCGCCATTCGCTGTCCCTGGATTGGGGCTCTGCCATGAAAACCGAGAACTCGGCGCCGCTCGACCTGCGCGGGCTGTCCCCGCTGGAAATACGCGAGGAAGTCGAGACCGTCGTCCAGCAGATGTTCCGGGAATACCTGCTGATGTCCGAGCACGAGGACCTTCCGCAGGAGACGAGCTATTTCGACCTCGGCCTCACCTCGCTGCGGCTGAGCGAGATCCGCGAGCGCCTGGAGACCCGGCTCGGCCTCGCGATCAACGCGAACGTACTCTTCAACGAGCCCACGGTCGAGCGCCTGGTCGAGCACCTCACCGACGCGCTCGCCGGCTGA
- a CDS encoding fatty acid--CoA ligase — MRRQTVEDTQTWTLVHTSRGHADARPERAAIVCEDRTTSYGQLHRESNRAAHALLAAGVRRGDRVAYLGRESEYYYLALLAGAKAGAVTVPVNWRLTAPEVEHIVRDSGAVLAYVDAEFAAALESVRPQLPGLRTVVVLDGTGPGGAADRGAGLRAWYAAAPDTDLDPGTGPEDAVVQIYTSGTTGLPKGAVLAHRSFFTLPAAMREHGVDWIDWRAEDVSLISLPGFGIAGIGWFMHGFNAGAVNVVMPQFIPQEAVRLIREQRVTITFAAPAMLQMLMAEREAGPVSFASLRKIAYGAAPMSELLLQECLAAFGCEFTQIYASTETGSVAVCLPPEDHRPGVGRLRSVGRPCPGNEVKVIGPDGEELPPGRIGQICIRTPSRMLGYWNLPEATARTLVGDWLHMGDAGYLDVAGYVYLCDRMNDTIIVAGQNIYPVEVEMELGNHPAVADAAVVGLPDTRWGESVHACVVLRPGHTATARELMLSLRGRLADYKIPTGYHIVDELPRNPSGKVLRRTVREGLQKAV; from the coding sequence ATGCGGAGACAGACAGTGGAAGACACCCAGACGTGGACGCTGGTCCACACCTCGCGCGGGCACGCCGATGCCCGGCCCGAGCGAGCCGCGATCGTCTGCGAGGACCGGACCACCAGCTATGGGCAGTTGCACCGGGAGAGCAACCGGGCCGCCCACGCCCTGCTCGCGGCGGGGGTGCGGCGCGGCGACCGGGTGGCCTACCTGGGCCGCGAGTCGGAGTACTACTACCTGGCGCTGCTGGCGGGCGCCAAGGCGGGGGCGGTGACGGTGCCGGTCAACTGGCGCCTGACCGCTCCCGAGGTGGAGCACATCGTGCGCGACTCCGGCGCCGTCCTGGCCTACGTGGACGCCGAGTTCGCCGCCGCCCTGGAGTCGGTCCGCCCCCAGCTGCCCGGCCTGCGGACCGTGGTGGTGCTGGACGGCACCGGCCCCGGGGGCGCGGCGGACCGCGGCGCGGGCCTGCGCGCCTGGTACGCCGCAGCGCCCGACACCGACCTCGACCCGGGCACCGGTCCCGAGGACGCGGTGGTGCAGATCTATACCAGCGGCACCACCGGCCTGCCCAAGGGCGCGGTGCTCGCCCACCGCAGCTTCTTCACCCTGCCGGCGGCGATGCGCGAGCACGGCGTGGACTGGATCGACTGGCGGGCCGAGGACGTCAGCCTGATCTCGCTGCCCGGCTTCGGCATCGCCGGCATCGGCTGGTTCATGCACGGCTTCAACGCCGGTGCGGTCAACGTGGTGATGCCGCAGTTCATCCCGCAGGAGGCGGTGCGGCTGATCCGCGAGCAGCGGGTCACCATCACCTTCGCCGCCCCGGCCATGCTGCAGATGCTGATGGCCGAACGGGAGGCGGGGCCGGTCTCCTTCGCCTCGCTGCGCAAGATCGCCTACGGCGCGGCGCCGATGTCGGAGCTGCTGCTGCAGGAGTGCCTGGCGGCCTTCGGCTGCGAGTTCACCCAGATCTACGCCAGCACCGAGACCGGCAGCGTGGCGGTCTGCCTGCCGCCCGAGGACCACCGCCCGGGCGTCGGGCGGCTGCGCTCGGTGGGCCGGCCCTGCCCGGGCAACGAGGTCAAGGTGATCGGCCCGGACGGCGAGGAGCTGCCGCCCGGCCGGATCGGGCAGATCTGCATCCGCACCCCCTCCCGGATGCTCGGCTACTGGAACCTGCCCGAGGCGACGGCGCGGACCCTGGTGGGCGACTGGCTGCACATGGGCGACGCCGGCTACCTGGACGTGGCCGGGTACGTCTACCTGTGCGACCGGATGAACGACACCATCATCGTGGCCGGCCAGAACATCTACCCGGTCGAGGTGGAGATGGAGCTGGGCAACCACCCGGCGGTGGCCGACGCCGCCGTGGTGGGCCTGCCCGACACCCGCTGGGGCGAGAGCGTGCACGCCTGCGTGGTGCTGCGCCCCGGCCACACCGCCACCGCGCGCGAGCTGATGCTGTCGCTGCGCGGCCGGCTGGCCGACTACAAGATCCCCACCGGCTACCACATCGTCGACGAGCTGCCGCGCAATCCCTCCGGCAAGGTGCTGCGCCGCACCGTCCGTGAGGGCCTGCAGAAAGCCGTTTGA
- a CDS encoding aldehyde dehydrogenase family protein, whose translation MLRGTVQEGNAEAYSRSTGTAGRAESVKQLKSYDLLIGGKDVPGDGWVYTVSGKSLLEDVFTSVSLKRTLEQDPESEVALHPYVVGRCAVANDAAIDWATQAAAAAAPRWAAVPLEHRMKLGTRFREELIARQDEFLEMLVAESHPVKLARWELSCLLQIYAPGSLRWYTKQMRVEKDYGDRKLILHRQPDGVVGFNPPQNAPLPSAALSVLAMMAGNAVVVRAPRSIALSTMWLLRDVVAPLLEELDAPPGVLNAICSNPKQTLDRWVADPLMDDIFYIGGSQEGLKFEQDCVANGTKPILELAGNDGIVVWSDADVKYAAEAITESFYGSGQICMVPNYVLVHPAVADALIAEVCEQVKSVKPGLPEEEDVLLSPVRRSERFFRLLRQALGNGAELLCGGNRMEVDGTVSDTGVFLQPTVVKVSGLKDARSFDVVREETFFPLIPIIVPEADGDDALLEAFLGFVNSNDYGLRNSLWAGSDEVIDTFVRRVVNGGLLKVNDSHIGFLPYLPSHGGTGRTGGAFGEANYPMLKTSHVQGVSIARGVSPYRAVFGG comes from the coding sequence ATGCTTCGCGGAACTGTACAGGAGGGAAACGCCGAGGCGTACTCCCGATCAACCGGGACGGCCGGCCGGGCCGAATCCGTCAAGCAACTGAAGAGTTATGACCTCCTCATCGGGGGCAAGGACGTCCCGGGCGACGGCTGGGTCTACACCGTCAGCGGCAAGTCCCTGCTGGAGGACGTGTTCACCAGCGTGAGCCTCAAGCGCACCCTGGAGCAGGACCCGGAGTCCGAGGTCGCCCTCCACCCCTATGTGGTGGGGCGCTGCGCCGTCGCGAACGACGCCGCCATCGACTGGGCCACCCAGGCGGCGGCCGCCGCGGCGCCGCGCTGGGCCGCGGTCCCGCTGGAGCACCGGATGAAGCTCGGCACCCGGTTCCGCGAGGAACTCATCGCCCGCCAGGACGAGTTCCTGGAGATGCTGGTCGCCGAGTCGCACCCGGTGAAGCTGGCCCGCTGGGAGCTCAGCTGCCTGCTGCAGATCTACGCCCCCGGCAGCCTGCGCTGGTACACCAAGCAGATGCGGGTCGAGAAGGACTACGGCGACCGCAAGCTGATCCTGCACCGCCAGCCCGACGGCGTGGTCGGCTTCAACCCGCCGCAGAACGCGCCGCTGCCCAGCGCCGCCCTCTCCGTCCTCGCGATGATGGCCGGCAACGCGGTCGTGGTGCGCGCCCCGCGCAGCATCGCCCTGAGCACCATGTGGCTGCTGCGCGACGTGGTCGCCCCGCTGCTGGAGGAGCTCGACGCGCCGCCCGGCGTGCTCAACGCGATCTGCTCCAACCCCAAGCAGACGCTGGACCGTTGGGTCGCCGACCCGCTGATGGACGACATCTTCTACATCGGCGGCAGCCAGGAGGGCCTGAAGTTCGAGCAGGACTGCGTGGCCAACGGCACCAAGCCGATCCTGGAGCTGGCCGGCAACGACGGCATCGTGGTGTGGTCCGACGCCGACGTGAAGTACGCGGCCGAGGCCATCACCGAGTCCTTCTACGGCTCGGGCCAGATCTGCATGGTGCCGAACTACGTGCTGGTCCACCCGGCGGTGGCCGACGCGCTGATCGCCGAGGTCTGCGAGCAGGTCAAGAGCGTCAAGCCGGGCCTGCCCGAGGAGGAGGACGTGCTGCTCTCCCCGGTGCGCCGCAGCGAGCGCTTCTTCCGCCTGCTGCGCCAGGCGCTGGGCAACGGCGCCGAACTGCTGTGCGGCGGCAACCGGATGGAGGTGGACGGCACGGTCTCCGACACCGGCGTCTTCCTGCAGCCGACCGTGGTGAAGGTCTCCGGCCTCAAGGACGCCCGCAGCTTCGACGTGGTGCGCGAGGAGACCTTCTTCCCGCTCATCCCGATCATCGTGCCGGAGGCCGACGGCGACGACGCGCTGCTGGAGGCCTTCCTCGGCTTCGTCAACAGCAACGACTACGGCCTGCGCAACTCGCTCTGGGCGGGCTCGGACGAGGTGATCGACACCTTCGTGCGCCGGGTGGTCAACGGCGGCCTGCTGAAGGTCAACGACTCGCACATCGGGTTCCTGCCCTACCTCCCGAGCCACGGCGGCACCGGGCGCACCGGTGGCGCCTTCGGCGAGGCCAACTACCCCATGCTCAAGACCTCGCACGTCCAGGGCGTCAGCATCGCGCGCGGCGTGAGCCCGTACCGGGCGGTCTTCGGCGGCTGA
- a CDS encoding SDR family oxidoreductase, producing MPPVAAKTDVTHPQPPEPIAIVGVGLRFPGGSNSLDEFEAFLREGRSGIGPLPQDRWDVPAFTPQSPEDKGKIHTTGGGFLDHVDRFDAAFFNISPKEAQYMDPQQRMLLETAWQALEHAGIDPTPLRRGDGGVYVGASSIDYALELDSLPYTELDGHLASGITMFPLSGRISYFLGWRGPSMSIDTACSSSLVALHLAAQGLRAGECEIALCGGVNAVHHPRIPVMFSNANMLSPDGRCKTFDESADGYARAEGCGVLVLKRLSDALRDGNRIHAVVRGTAVGQDGDSAGLTVPNGPAQEKVIRAALAAAHLEPADIQYVEAHGTGTPLGDPIEFGAIGDAFADSHTSAAPLLVGSVKTNLGHMEPASGLVGVIKALLQIRSATIFPHLNLTTPSGRIPWDLYPIRVPTACEPWQAPVRRAVVNSFGFAGTIGAVVLEQAPQPAADEQGAAGQAQSPAANLFTLSAKSAAALRDQAAAYRLLLAERPDVPLDALCRTGHTDRTHFPYRVAGLVADHAALDKLLERTQQAEHEGPAGLRKIAFLFSGQGSQYPGMGAALYRRHALFRELVDRCDELFQPHLGRSVRELLLGTAPDPEALNRTELTQPALFTLEYALAQLWIDWGAKPSVLIGHSIGEVVAAAVSGVLDLPDAVALVAARARLMQAVTAAGGMLAVSAPAEQVEPLLADHPDLAMAAVNSPEQCVISGAVAPLEQVAEVLRERGVRTDRLAVSHAFHSPLMTEVYEDFRTALKDITFHEPTITVVSNLTGRPARFAEIGTPEYWVRHIGEPVRFLAGIRAVAKRGRHAMIEIGPSAALTALAQRCLDAAEHLWLPSLRRRDKEGTAVLDALCAYYTAGLPLSFDRLHEGTVAPARIPLPTYAFQRKRYWLPSPGPRRAAATGAAAHHPLLGTRVDQQQQDGTVEFAADLVLDDLGALADLATEDGGLALPAAAHLDLLLALQDAVEGHTRGAVEELRLHAPLVLEAENPVTVRTRLRRRPDGSAEVEVVTVVDGADRVHATARIAPDAPIATATATAWPAPDELGAAVLRIDEEDLHTDLASVGHPHGPRIRRLLEVTRHEDGLLSARVRGKDSTAVEQLPAELLHAALLSGVVLHPEGPVLQPRAIGGLTLHRKPRGGELLVLSRVTTEAGRHRADLLLLEDGRPVAELRGVELERPEGRAGARSFLHRPLWLRRVLPPAAGPTARHVVLLDRERAHASRALDGFRAAAGAEVTVTRCADTAGLAEALREPAVTDVCWVWRPQHDSVPSLERLRAECEANYRDLLALPAALAGAAARRPPRLWLVTEGATLLPGDPQGTGGHLAAATLWGFGRVLLSEYPQYRVTLVDLDPALDAALDPAPQTGSDPAGPLAPLAAELAAQPAGEHQVALRAGRRYVRRLVAGDTAAPASGEVELRAPATGDLSDLALEHTDVDAPSGDQLRVEVTAVALTAEDAAVALDTARAESGERGPVLGSLARGIVRAAGPQADHAPGTEVLVRWDGAFRSTLLVPCAAVEPAALPAGAETYLPEETGEALRTAARGTTAWVDLTGLRPAPADGTAVTVRPDRNYLVTGGLGGLGLVTAAKLVDLGARQLTLVSRSGRPTEEAAAVLAALAERAEVEVVRADVSRREDVERLTALLRTAAHPLGGIVHAAGSFDKTLIADLTWEAFEEQLAAKAYGGWLLHEAAASFPELAFFTSYSSIAAVLGGATQGHYAAAGAALDSLAEWRVRQGLPGLSVNWAAWARVGMSARLEEHLIAEIERSGVRFFSPTRALATLARLWDGPRTQRLVGEFDWDRYMVGGVEDALYDRLARQGQAADGSFEPQALAALPKPERLALIDQLVREKVADVLHLEEGDELSPNAEFLSLGLDSLMAQTVKTGLESAFRLPLPASLTYDHPTVRQLSAFLEEQLAPAAA from the coding sequence ATGCCGCCTGTGGCAGCGAAGACCGATGTGACGCACCCGCAGCCGCCGGAACCGATCGCCATCGTCGGTGTCGGTCTGCGCTTCCCGGGTGGCAGCAACTCGCTCGACGAGTTCGAGGCTTTCCTGCGGGAGGGGCGTTCCGGCATCGGCCCGCTGCCGCAGGACCGTTGGGACGTCCCGGCGTTCACGCCGCAGAGCCCGGAGGACAAGGGCAAGATCCACACCACCGGCGGCGGGTTCCTGGACCACGTCGACCGCTTCGACGCCGCCTTCTTCAACATCTCGCCGAAGGAGGCCCAGTACATGGACCCCCAGCAGCGGATGCTGCTGGAGACGGCCTGGCAGGCGCTGGAGCACGCGGGCATCGACCCGACCCCGCTGCGCCGCGGCGACGGCGGCGTGTACGTCGGCGCCAGCTCGATCGACTACGCCCTGGAGCTGGACTCGCTGCCGTACACCGAGCTGGACGGCCACCTCGCCTCGGGCATCACCATGTTCCCGCTCTCCGGCCGGATCTCGTACTTCCTGGGCTGGCGCGGCCCGAGCATGAGCATCGACACCGCCTGCTCCTCCTCGCTGGTGGCGCTGCACCTGGCCGCCCAGGGCCTGCGCGCCGGCGAGTGCGAGATCGCGCTGTGCGGCGGCGTGAACGCCGTGCACCACCCGCGCATCCCGGTGATGTTCTCCAACGCCAACATGCTTTCGCCCGACGGCCGTTGCAAGACCTTCGACGAGTCCGCCGACGGCTACGCGCGCGCCGAGGGCTGCGGGGTGCTGGTCCTCAAGCGGCTGTCGGACGCGCTGCGGGACGGCAACCGGATCCACGCCGTGGTCCGCGGCACCGCGGTCGGCCAGGACGGCGACAGCGCCGGCCTGACCGTCCCCAACGGCCCGGCCCAGGAGAAGGTGATCCGCGCCGCGCTGGCCGCCGCCCACCTGGAGCCGGCCGACATCCAGTACGTGGAGGCGCACGGCACCGGCACGCCGCTGGGCGACCCGATCGAGTTCGGCGCCATCGGCGACGCCTTCGCCGACTCGCACACCAGCGCCGCCCCGCTGCTGGTCGGCTCGGTGAAGACCAACCTGGGCCACATGGAGCCCGCCTCCGGTCTGGTCGGCGTCATCAAGGCGCTGCTGCAGATCCGCTCGGCGACGATCTTCCCGCACCTCAACCTGACCACCCCCTCCGGCCGCATCCCCTGGGACCTCTACCCGATCCGGGTGCCCACCGCGTGCGAGCCGTGGCAGGCCCCGGTGCGGCGCGCCGTCGTCAACAGCTTCGGCTTCGCCGGCACGATCGGCGCCGTCGTCCTGGAGCAGGCCCCGCAGCCGGCCGCGGACGAGCAGGGCGCCGCCGGGCAGGCGCAGTCGCCCGCCGCGAACCTCTTCACCCTCTCCGCCAAGAGCGCCGCCGCACTGCGCGACCAGGCCGCCGCCTACCGGCTGCTGCTCGCCGAGCGCCCCGACGTGCCGCTCGACGCGCTCTGCCGCACCGGCCACACCGACCGCACCCACTTCCCCTACCGGGTGGCCGGACTGGTCGCCGACCACGCCGCCCTGGACAAGCTGCTGGAGCGCACCCAGCAGGCCGAGCACGAGGGGCCGGCCGGCCTGCGCAAGATCGCCTTCCTGTTCAGCGGCCAGGGCTCGCAGTACCCGGGCATGGGCGCCGCGCTCTACCGGCGCCACGCGCTCTTCCGCGAGCTGGTCGACCGCTGCGACGAGCTGTTCCAGCCCCATCTGGGCCGCTCGGTCCGCGAGTTGCTGCTCGGCACCGCCCCCGACCCGGAGGCGCTGAACCGCACCGAGCTGACCCAGCCGGCCCTGTTCACCCTGGAGTACGCCCTCGCGCAGCTCTGGATCGACTGGGGCGCCAAGCCCAGCGTGCTGATCGGCCACAGCATCGGCGAGGTGGTCGCCGCCGCGGTCTCCGGCGTGCTCGACCTGCCCGACGCGGTGGCCCTGGTCGCCGCCCGCGCCCGGCTGATGCAGGCGGTCACCGCCGCGGGCGGCATGCTGGCCGTCAGCGCGCCGGCCGAGCAGGTCGAACCGCTGCTGGCCGACCACCCCGACCTGGCCATGGCAGCCGTCAACTCGCCCGAGCAGTGCGTCATATCGGGCGCCGTGGCGCCGCTGGAGCAGGTCGCCGAGGTGCTGCGCGAGCGCGGCGTGCGGACCGACCGGCTGGCCGTCTCGCACGCCTTCCACTCACCGCTGATGACGGAGGTCTACGAGGACTTCCGCACCGCCCTGAAGGACATCACCTTCCACGAGCCGACCATCACCGTGGTCTCCAACCTCACCGGCCGCCCCGCGCGGTTCGCCGAGATCGGCACCCCGGAGTACTGGGTGCGGCACATCGGCGAGCCGGTGCGCTTCCTGGCGGGCATCCGGGCGGTGGCCAAGCGCGGTCGCCACGCGATGATCGAGATCGGCCCCTCGGCGGCGCTCACCGCCCTCGCCCAGCGCTGCCTCGATGCGGCCGAGCACCTGTGGCTGCCCAGCCTGCGGCGGCGCGACAAGGAGGGCACCGCCGTGCTGGACGCGCTGTGCGCCTACTACACCGCCGGCCTGCCGCTCTCCTTCGACCGGCTGCACGAGGGGACCGTGGCCCCCGCCCGGATCCCGCTGCCCACCTACGCCTTCCAGCGCAAGCGCTACTGGCTGCCCTCCCCCGGCCCGCGCCGCGCCGCCGCCACCGGCGCCGCCGCCCACCACCCGCTGCTCGGCACCCGGGTGGACCAGCAACAGCAGGACGGCACCGTGGAGTTCGCCGCCGACCTGGTCCTCGACGACCTCGGCGCGCTCGCCGACCTGGCCACCGAGGACGGCGGCCTGGCCCTGCCCGCCGCCGCCCACCTCGACCTGCTGCTCGCGCTCCAGGACGCCGTGGAGGGCCACACCCGCGGCGCCGTCGAGGAGTTGCGGCTGCACGCACCGCTGGTGCTGGAGGCCGAGAACCCCGTCACCGTGCGCACCCGGCTGCGGCGCCGCCCGGACGGCAGCGCCGAGGTCGAGGTGGTCACCGTCGTCGACGGCGCGGACCGCGTCCACGCCACCGCCCGGATCGCCCCCGACGCCCCCATCGCCACCGCCACCGCCACCGCCTGGCCGGCGCCGGACGAGCTGGGCGCCGCCGTGCTGCGGATCGACGAGGAGGACCTGCACACCGACCTCGCCTCGGTCGGCCACCCGCACGGCCCGCGGATCCGCCGGCTGCTGGAGGTCACCCGGCACGAGGACGGCCTGCTCAGCGCGCGGGTGCGCGGCAAGGACAGCACCGCCGTCGAGCAGCTGCCCGCCGAACTGCTGCACGCCGCCCTGCTCTCCGGCGTCGTCCTGCACCCCGAGGGCCCGGTGCTCCAGCCGCGCGCGATCGGCGGCCTGACCCTGCACCGCAAGCCGCGCGGCGGCGAGCTGCTGGTCCTCTCCCGGGTCACCACCGAGGCGGGCCGCCACCGCGCGGACCTGCTGCTGCTGGAGGACGGGCGGCCGGTCGCCGAGCTGCGCGGGGTCGAGCTGGAGCGTCCCGAGGGCCGCGCCGGAGCACGCAGCTTCCTGCACCGGCCGCTCTGGCTGCGCCGGGTCCTGCCGCCCGCCGCCGGCCCCACCGCCCGGCACGTCGTGCTGCTCGACCGCGAGCGCGCGCACGCCTCCCGGGCGCTCGACGGCTTCCGGGCCGCCGCCGGAGCGGAGGTCACGGTGACCCGGTGCGCGGATACGGCCGGCCTGGCCGAGGCGCTGCGCGAACCCGCCGTCACCGACGTCTGCTGGGTCTGGCGCCCGCAGCACGACAGCGTCCCCTCGCTGGAGCGGCTGCGCGCCGAGTGCGAGGCCAACTACCGCGACCTGCTCGCGCTGCCCGCCGCGTTGGCCGGCGCCGCGGCCCGCCGCCCACCGCGGCTGTGGCTGGTCACCGAGGGCGCCACGCTGCTGCCGGGCGATCCGCAGGGCACCGGCGGACACCTGGCCGCCGCCACCCTGTGGGGCTTCGGCCGGGTGCTGCTCAGCGAGTACCCGCAGTACCGGGTGACGCTGGTGGACCTGGACCCCGCGCTGGACGCCGCCCTGGACCCCGCACCGCAGACCGGGTCGGACCCGGCCGGCCCGCTCGCGCCGCTGGCCGCCGAGCTGGCCGCGCAGCCCGCCGGCGAGCACCAGGTGGCGCTGCGCGCCGGCCGCCGCTACGTGCGCCGACTGGTCGCCGGCGACACCGCCGCCCCCGCCTCGGGCGAGGTCGAGCTGCGCGCCCCGGCCACCGGGGACCTGTCCGACCTGGCGCTCGAACACACCGACGTGGACGCCCCAAGCGGCGACCAGCTGCGGGTCGAGGTCACCGCCGTCGCCCTGACGGCCGAGGACGCCGCGGTGGCGCTGGACACCGCGCGGGCCGAGAGCGGCGAGCGCGGACCGGTGCTCGGCTCGCTCGCCCGCGGCATCGTGCGGGCCGCGGGCCCGCAGGCGGACCACGCCCCGGGCACCGAGGTCCTGGTGCGCTGGGACGGCGCCTTCCGCAGCACCCTGCTCGTGCCCTGCGCCGCCGTCGAGCCCGCCGCCCTGCCGGCCGGGGCCGAGACCTACCTGCCCGAGGAGACCGGCGAGGCGCTGCGCACCGCGGCGCGCGGCACGACGGCCTGGGTGGACCTCACCGGCCTGCGCCCCGCGCCCGCGGACGGCACCGCCGTCACCGTCCGCCCCGACCGCAACTACCTGGTGACCGGTGGCCTCGGCGGCCTCGGCCTGGTCACCGCCGCGAAGCTGGTCGACCTCGGCGCCCGGCAGCTGACCCTGGTCAGCCGCAGCGGCCGGCCCACCGAGGAGGCCGCCGCGGTGCTGGCCGCGCTCGCCGAGCGGGCCGAGGTCGAGGTGGTGCGGGCCGACGTGAGCCGCCGCGAGGACGTCGAGCGGCTGACCGCCCTGCTGCGCACCGCGGCCCACCCGCTGGGCGGCATCGTGCACGCGGCCGGTTCCTTCGACAAGACCCTGATCGCCGACCTGACCTGGGAGGCGTTCGAGGAGCAGCTGGCGGCCAAGGCCTACGGCGGCTGGCTGCTGCACGAGGCCGCGGCGTCCTTCCCGGAGCTCGCGTTCTTCACCTCGTACTCCTCCATCGCCGCCGTGCTCGGCGGCGCCACCCAGGGCCACTACGCCGCCGCCGGCGCCGCGCTCGACAGCCTCGCCGAGTGGCGGGTGCGGCAGGGCCTGCCGGGCCTGTCCGTCAACTGGGCGGCCTGGGCGCGGGTCGGCATGTCGGCCCGGCTGGAGGAGCACCTGATCGCGGAGATCGAGCGCAGCGGCGTCCGGTTCTTCTCCCCCACCCGGGCGCTGGCCACCCTGGCCCGGCTCTGGGACGGGCCGCGCACCCAGCGGCTGGTCGGCGAGTTCGACTGGGACCGCTATATGGTCGGCGGCGTGGAGGACGCCCTCTACGACCGCCTGGCCCGCCAGGGCCAGGCGGCGGACGGCAGCTTCGAGCCGCAGGCCCTGGCGGCCCTGCCCAAGCCCGAACGTCTGGCCCTGATCGACCAGTTGGTGCGGGAGAAGGTCGCCGACGTGCTGCACCTGGAGGAGGGCGACGAACTCTCGCCGAACGCCGAGTTCCTCTCGCTCGGGCTGGACTCGCTGATGGCCCAGACCGTCAAGACCGGCCTGGAGAGCGCCTTCCGACTGCCGCTGCCCGCCTCCCTGACGTACGACCACCCCACGGTGCGTCAGCTCAGCGCCTTCCTGGAGGAGCAGCTCGCCCCGGCCGCCGCCTGA